From Pseudanabaena sp. PCC 6802, one genomic window encodes:
- a CDS encoding DUF3102 domain-containing protein has protein sequence MEEILTLEAREVEVVESKVLDDDDFLRDRAQEIRNTVKRIPYAIASVGAMLLEVKERVEHGKFLAWMKRELDWDERMAQRFMQVARRLNPTTLSDLQIQPSALYLLTAPSTPDEVLENAIEVAQDQEVTLKLAKALLKPKKSEQKDDWSPDNWETPDWLAQILANLLEPHEKVLLEPTAGTGQVAKYLPFGTTCYEIDETRYSEGRMLSGRMWAHASILDCELLDTTWKVKQVRSKKGNKRLR, from the coding sequence ATGGAAGAAATTTTGACCCTAGAAGCGCGAGAAGTGGAGGTAGTTGAGTCTAAAGTCTTGGACGACGACGATTTCCTGCGCGATCGCGCCCAAGAAATCCGCAATACGGTGAAGCGCATTCCCTATGCGATCGCCTCGGTAGGTGCGATGTTGCTGGAGGTAAAGGAGCGCGTCGAGCACGGCAAGTTTCTGGCCTGGATGAAGCGCGAACTCGACTGGGACGAGCGCATGGCACAGCGATTTATGCAGGTAGCCCGCCGTTTAAATCCGACAACGTTGTCGGATTTGCAAATCCAGCCGTCGGCACTGTATCTGCTCACCGCGCCCAGTACTCCCGATGAAGTGCTGGAGAACGCGATCGAAGTAGCCCAAGATCAAGAGGTGACGCTGAAACTGGCAAAAGCGCTGCTGAAGCCCAAAAAATCAGAACAGAAAGATGACTGGAGTCCCGACAATTGGGAAACTCCAGACTGGCTGGCGCAGATTTTAGCGAATCTTTTGGAGCCGCACGAAAAAGTTTTACTGGAGCCAACGGCGGGTACCGGACAGGTAGCCAAGTACCTGCCCTTTGGGACTACCTGCTACGAGATCGACGAAACCCGATACTCTGAAGGCAGAATGCTGTCGGGGCGGATGTGGGCACATGCCAGCATTTTGGATTGCGAGCTTCTTGACACGACTTGGAAGGTTAAGCAGGTAAGGTCTAAAAAGGGCAACAAAAGGCTAAGATGA
- a CDS encoding DUF2811 domain-containing protein, producing the protein MLARPSSASRAMPDLVGQLRLPVGSSAPMPPAEVVPIVLEIPKDLSDRLRRFVNSRPEWDAERAVTAAISLFLINQGGLK; encoded by the coding sequence ATGCTTGCACGCCCGTCCTCCGCAAGCCGAGCGATGCCAGATTTGGTCGGGCAGCTACGGCTGCCGGTTGGCAGTTCCGCGCCCATGCCGCCTGCGGAAGTGGTGCCGATTGTTTTGGAGATTCCTAAAGATCTGAGCGATCGACTGCGCCGCTTCGTCAATTCCCGTCCCGAATGGGATGCCGAGCGAGCGGTGACGGCGGCGATTTCGTTGTTTTTAATTAATCAGGGAGGACTGAAGTGA
- a CDS encoding transposase has protein sequence MANDRPPVVGTVGRSSGQIRLKVCDNTQQVTIQPQVEATTLPTATVYTDESDAYNRVPASGRGHQTVCHSLGEYARDADGDGFCEVHCNTMEGIWVGLRNFLRPFRGIHKKYLHLYVGIFEWSYNLRWIDSDFLRRLLMPPSTYLPR, from the coding sequence ATGGCAAATGACCGTCCACCCGTTGTCGGCACCGTTGGACGCAGCAGTGGTCAGATCCGTCTGAAGGTTTGTGACAATACCCAACAAGTAACCATCCAACCGCAGGTGGAGGCAACCACTTTACCTACCGCGACTGTCTATACCGATGAATCCGATGCCTATAACCGCGTACCTGCTTCAGGTCGTGGGCATCAAACTGTATGTCACTCGCTAGGGGAATATGCCCGAGATGCGGATGGGGATGGCTTTTGCGAAGTGCATTGCAATACTATGGAGGGAATTTGGGTTGGGTTGCGCAATTTCCTGCGTCCGTTTCGAGGTATTCACAAAAAGTATTTGCACTTATATGTAGGCATATTCGAGTGGTCATACAATCTACGTTGGATTGATTCTGACTTCCTCCGTCGTCTTCTCATGCCTCCTTCCACCTATTTACCTAGATGA
- a CDS encoding NF041680 family putative transposase — MISLDKLEQFRKYTYEIIGNGRDALFDLMDAVLTSRSVSSFVELSLSPLFRREWSSIYEALQDSHPPREDLMKQYIQQMPAAEVTILAGDHTAWSRPYAVTLQERTYEHQPQPGVGSKPVTVGQGYSTIAWIPESEGSFALPLRHERITSFENPIQKAASQLRLVCAEIPGTVLFLGDGEYGCAPFLQQTADIPCIKLLRLRPNRVLYHAPKDYEGHGRPHKHGEKFSLKDSDTWSIPQADITIAEPKLGRLQIRRWPNLHLKQAADHPFTLILVERLDMPESKPLWLIWVAKDEPILSEVWQKYLRRFAIEHWYRLVRQRLHWTIPQLSTPAQMETWSDLMPLLTWQLWLARELVQDSPLPWQKPMTKLSPGRVANAFALVLVRIGSPSPDPKPRGKSPGWPLGKKRTQRIRYPTVKKRYAKPLKKASAATA, encoded by the coding sequence ATGATTAGTTTGGATAAACTTGAGCAATTTCGCAAGTACACGTACGAAATTATAGGGAACGGGAGAGATGCGCTGTTCGACTTGATGGATGCGGTACTGACGAGTCGGAGTGTTTCATCGTTTGTGGAACTTTCGTTAAGCCCATTATTTCGGAGGGAGTGGTCGAGTATCTATGAAGCACTGCAAGATAGTCATCCTCCACGTGAAGACTTGATGAAGCAATACATACAGCAAATGCCGGCAGCAGAGGTGACGATATTGGCGGGCGACCATACAGCCTGGTCGCGTCCCTATGCGGTGACATTACAAGAACGCACCTACGAACATCAACCTCAACCGGGAGTAGGAAGCAAACCTGTTACGGTGGGGCAAGGATACAGCACAATTGCCTGGATTCCAGAGTCAGAAGGGAGTTTTGCCTTACCGTTGCGGCATGAGCGGATCACCAGTTTCGAGAACCCGATTCAGAAAGCCGCTAGTCAGTTACGCTTGGTTTGTGCGGAAATTCCTGGGACTGTGCTTTTCCTGGGGGATGGCGAGTATGGGTGCGCACCATTTTTGCAGCAAACAGCAGACATCCCGTGTATCAAGCTGCTCAGGCTACGCCCCAACCGGGTTCTGTATCATGCCCCAAAGGATTACGAGGGGCATGGGCGACCCCATAAGCATGGAGAGAAATTTAGCCTCAAAGACTCTGACACTTGGTCTATTCCCCAAGCAGACATCACAATTGCAGAGCCTAAACTGGGACGATTGCAAATTCGTCGATGGCCAAACCTGCACTTAAAGCAAGCCGCAGACCATCCCTTTACACTCATTCTGGTCGAACGTCTTGATATGCCTGAATCGAAACCCCTGTGGTTGATTTGGGTCGCTAAAGACGAGCCAATCTTGAGTGAGGTATGGCAAAAATATCTGCGCAGATTTGCCATTGAGCATTGGTATCGCTTGGTGCGTCAACGTCTCCATTGGACAATCCCTCAGCTTTCTACCCCTGCTCAGATGGAGACTTGGTCGGACTTGATGCCTTTACTTACTTGGCAATTGTGGCTCGCTCGTGAACTTGTCCAAGACTCTCCTCTGCCTTGGCAGAAACCGATGACTAAATTGTCTCCTGGTCGAGTTGCAAATGCTTTTGCTTTAGTTTTGGTCAGGATTGGCTCTCCTTCCCCTGACCCTAAACCTCGCGGTAAGTCTCCAGGTTGGCCTCTTGGGAAAAAACGAACCCAACGGATTCGTTATCCTACTGTCAAAAAACGCTATGCCAAGCCCCTCAAAAAAGCTTCCGCTGCAACTGCTTAG
- a CDS encoding HNH endonuclease — translation MQDKPLMPQGVEHHKVLNFSLPESLIADLREIADSQSPKKSLSELAAKVLREWADEQLSNCVLELISKPKVWDRTYPLVDSQDQALADSVKWRATSNGWVNRRHVDGKQAAVYLHREILKVTGNQSFQVTFKNGDRLDCRRENLILLTMSELRSPT, via the coding sequence ATGCAAGACAAACCTCTAATGCCGCAAGGCGTTGAACACCATAAGGTTTTAAACTTCTCCCTGCCCGAAAGCTTAATCGCCGATCTAAGGGAGATAGCAGATTCCCAAAGTCCCAAGAAATCGCTCTCTGAATTAGCAGCAAAAGTTCTACGCGAGTGGGCAGATGAGCAGCTATCAAATTGCGTGCTTGAACTAATTTCAAAGCCAAAAGTTTGGGATAGAACCTACCCTTTGGTAGACTCGCAAGATCAAGCGCTTGCTGATTCCGTAAAGTGGCGAGCCACTTCAAACGGTTGGGTTAATCGCAGGCACGTTGACGGCAAGCAGGCAGCCGTCTACCTGCACAGAGAAATCTTGAAAGTGACAGGCAATCAAAGCTTTCAGGTGACCTTTAAGAACGGTGACAGACTAGATTGCAGGAGAGAAAACCTGATTTTGTTGACGATGTCGGAATTGCGATCGCCCACCTAA
- a CDS encoding HNH endonuclease, translating into MKPRLEYYAKKLSRLNTNKNKSRGVAPHKPILLLSVIELIEQGLIKQNKIFLSPELIAAFLKYWSHLGSDLHRSNIYLPFFHLKSEGFWHLAINPNLESFAPSFKPSSLTALQEFVNYAYLDEELYEILQDPIGRTTLVNVLASTYFSDKTKSIENLFQINSFKDFQDRLREQGGKVYTVEELADEGKSVVRDAAFREVVVSIYDHRCAFCHLRVISSNSQNIVDGSHIKRFSEFRDDRIDNGLSLCKNHHWAFDRGWFTVDDDYRIIIFEGLREEFPNTKPMKEFHGEHIILPNQSSYFPRIDALRWHRETIFNQNEQLSLTYEDS; encoded by the coding sequence ATGAAGCCAAGATTAGAATATTACGCCAAAAAACTTTCTAGGCTCAACACTAATAAAAATAAATCGAGAGGAGTTGCCCCTCATAAGCCTATTCTTCTTCTATCAGTTATTGAATTGATTGAACAAGGACTTATAAAGCAAAACAAAATTTTTCTCTCCCCAGAACTGATTGCAGCCTTTCTAAAATATTGGAGTCATTTAGGCTCAGATCTCCATCGTTCCAATATTTATTTGCCATTCTTCCATCTTAAAAGCGAGGGATTTTGGCACTTAGCAATAAATCCAAATTTAGAGTCTTTTGCTCCCAGCTTTAAGCCTTCTAGCCTTACCGCGCTTCAAGAGTTTGTTAACTATGCTTACCTTGACGAAGAACTTTATGAGATTCTCCAAGATCCAATAGGAAGAACCACTTTAGTTAATGTTTTAGCTTCCACTTATTTCTCTGACAAGACAAAGTCAATCGAAAACCTCTTCCAAATTAATTCTTTCAAAGACTTTCAAGACAGATTGAGAGAGCAAGGTGGTAAAGTATACACAGTCGAGGAATTAGCTGATGAGGGCAAATCGGTTGTAAGAGATGCAGCATTCAGAGAGGTTGTTGTCTCTATCTACGATCATCGCTGTGCTTTCTGTCATTTGAGAGTCATCAGTTCTAATAGCCAGAATATTGTAGATGGATCGCATATCAAACGCTTCTCAGAATTTCGAGATGATCGAATTGACAATGGATTATCTCTTTGCAAGAATCATCATTGGGCTTTTGATAGAGGATGGTTTACAGTAGATGATGATTATAGAATCATTATTTTTGAAGGCTTGAGAGAAGAATTCCCCAATACAAAGCCAATGAAAGAGTTTCATGGTGAGCATATTATCTTACCAAATCAGTCTAGCTACTTCCCAAGAATTGATGCACTTCGCTGGCATCGTGAGACTATTTTTAATCAGAACGAGCAGTTATCTTTAACATACGAAGACTCCTAA
- a CDS encoding transposase: MSNYQTVVTAVISNREYIDGLDVVVQPPNWQEAEKAYLQMSAQQSYTEMTQVMARLSELISYQSNRLEYRKRTEIVRDLVEQLETEGQFPNAHYAFDNGVLTLELTRLIESKGKHWVSEIESSRHILWDNQWQRVDAVATLLRSQHPQSFRAVTIACRNGQSKTMWAFTKVIRLKRYGRKRLVIVHEQSDLGDAPRFLLTDAQHWESTRIMETWNYRWSCEVFHEFCKQVTGLEAAQVRNQQAVKRHLRLCCLAQSLLQRVTGSGGKSESFSFAKGTQTIGQKLHSLSREALAQLLELAHGLFANGRSIAQVLEVLMPA; this comes from the coding sequence ATGAGCAACTACCAAACAGTGGTGACTGCAGTAATCTCAAATCGGGAGTATATCGATGGGTTAGACGTGGTAGTGCAACCACCGAATTGGCAGGAGGCAGAGAAAGCATATTTGCAGATGAGCGCACAACAGAGTTACACGGAGATGACGCAGGTAATGGCGCGTCTGAGCGAGTTAATCAGCTACCAGAGCAATCGGCTGGAGTATCGTAAACGCACGGAAATCGTGCGAGACCTCGTGGAACAACTGGAAACAGAGGGACAGTTCCCCAACGCCCACTATGCTTTTGACAACGGCGTATTGACCCTGGAGTTGACGCGTTTGATTGAAAGTAAGGGCAAGCACTGGGTCAGCGAAATTGAATCATCGCGACATATCCTTTGGGATAACCAGTGGCAACGAGTTGATGCTGTCGCCACCCTGTTACGGTCTCAGCATCCTCAGAGCTTTCGGGCTGTGACGATCGCCTGTCGTAATGGTCAAAGTAAGACCATGTGGGCATTTACGAAAGTGATACGGCTGAAACGCTATGGACGCAAGCGTTTGGTCATTGTACACGAGCAGTCGGACTTGGGTGATGCCCCGCGCTTTTTACTCACGGATGCCCAACATTGGGAAAGCACGCGCATCATGGAAACTTGGAACTATCGCTGGTCTTGTGAAGTCTTTCATGAGTTCTGCAAGCAAGTTACAGGATTGGAAGCGGCTCAGGTACGCAACCAGCAAGCGGTCAAACGCCACTTGCGTTTATGTTGTCTAGCGCAGTCTTTGCTCCAACGCGTAACGGGCTCGGGCGGAAAATCGGAAAGTTTTTCGTTTGCTAAGGGAACGCAAACCATCGGGCAGAAGCTCCATTCCCTCTCGCGTGAAGCGCTTGCTCAACTACTGGAGTTGGCTCATGGCTTGTTTGCCAACGGACGTTCTATAGCTCAGGTATTGGAGGTGCTTATGCCTGCTTAG
- a CDS encoding PIN domain-containing protein: MRRRVLLDTGPLVAFLNRGDRFHSWAEKMWANIEPPILTCEAVMTEACFLLSSTYGGKEAAIALLHLGIVQIPFDLSEEAQAIEESMRRYSSVPMALADACLVRMAELYPDSSVLTLDSDFVIYRKNRNEAIATIVPTASR, encoded by the coding sequence ATGAGGCGACGGGTATTGCTTGATACAGGTCCGCTTGTTGCGTTTCTCAATCGCGGCGATCGCTTTCACTCATGGGCGGAAAAAATGTGGGCAAATATTGAACCCCCCATACTTACCTGTGAGGCTGTAATGACAGAGGCTTGTTTCTTGTTGAGTAGCACTTACGGTGGCAAGGAAGCGGCGATCGCATTATTACATCTAGGTATTGTACAAATTCCTTTCGATCTGAGTGAAGAAGCTCAAGCCATTGAAGAATCGATGAGGCGTTACTCATCTGTACCTATGGCATTGGCAGATGCCTGTTTGGTCAGGATGGCAGAACTTTATCCTGATAGCAGCGTACTTACCCTAGACAGCGATTTTGTCATTTACCGCAAAAACAGAAATGAGGCGATCGCTACGATCGTGCCTACAGCGTCAAGATGA
- a CDS encoding DGQHR domain-containing protein: protein MKQYYLPALRGLFGNWVYYTCLIPMSEVVNRAWFADEIYKSQKLSDMIQRELSEDQVKMITTYLQSEEQRFFNSLVVALCGGKPSWHGFENFHPLQDDINIEDIPSYAKGSVGFLSFTGEEKMFAVDGEHRLAGMREAVKSKPELGDDEVPLILVAHRETEDGRRRTRNLVQTLRKTIRS, encoded by the coding sequence ATGAAACAGTACTATCTTCCAGCATTACGCGGACTCTTCGGCAATTGGGTATACTACACCTGCCTTATCCCTATGTCGGAAGTAGTTAACCGTGCATGGTTTGCTGATGAAATTTACAAAAGTCAAAAGCTTTCAGATATGATTCAACGAGAGTTGAGCGAAGATCAGGTCAAAATGATTACTACTTACCTGCAAAGTGAAGAGCAACGTTTCTTCAACTCATTGGTTGTAGCACTATGCGGAGGTAAGCCTTCATGGCATGGATTCGAGAATTTTCATCCACTTCAAGATGACATTAATATCGAAGATATACCAAGTTATGCTAAAGGTAGTGTGGGCTTCCTAAGTTTCACTGGCGAGGAGAAAATGTTTGCTGTAGATGGAGAACATCGCCTAGCTGGAATGAGAGAAGCAGTTAAGTCCAAACCAGAGCTTGGTGATGATGAAGTGCCGCTCATTTTGGTTGCACATAGAGAAACTGAAGATGGGAGAAGACGCACCCGAAACCTCGTTCAAACCCTCAGAAAGACAATTCGATCTTAA
- a CDS encoding regulatory protein GemA, whose protein sequence is MSNAPPKGVTNRLKALVHIAKADLGLSDEAYRTILVSLTRKESTADMSLSELNTVLNSFRAKGWMPKVKRGASPPRRIENSREQKKIWKLWYLLRDAGACDGTRKGLNA, encoded by the coding sequence ATGAGTAATGCGCCGCCTAAAGGGGTAACAAACCGACTGAAGGCTCTGGTGCATATCGCCAAAGCCGATCTCGGCCTGAGCGACGAAGCGTACCGCACGATTCTGGTTTCGCTGACTCGCAAGGAATCCACGGCAGACATGAGCCTTTCCGAGCTAAATACAGTGCTCAACTCGTTTCGGGCTAAGGGCTGGATGCCAAAAGTCAAACGCGGCGCTTCTCCGCCCCGCCGGATCGAGAACTCGCGCGAGCAGAAGAAAATCTGGAAGCTGTGGTACTTGCTTCGCGATGCGGGCGCGTGCGACGGGACGCGCAAGGGGCTGAATGCCTAG
- a CDS encoding DNA phosphorothioation-associated putative methyltransferase, whose translation MNAFVSSKISMLCQQSQVGKKLPNALYVHASALAALDSKLQQYESQARKLLPESLNNFTLVKFSYNQTKISYLIYPDFDTDPHPELQTSIQVNLETQEVQHRDYSDSQNPPLLHREETFITPDYPHYQTFDKLTRQEEAIGLLREPRTIGTRNGWMQRLQEFNVKIEGHRVIPLQVDRQVQFQPKIDRHKAAIHRPDLSKPVRLALEAGLLTEGSTFFDYGCGHGSDIKRIAERGFVSNGWDPHYHPHTDRTPSEVVNLGYVINVIESQSERREALIDAWRITQRVLIVAAQVLISDISRGQIAYGDGVISSRNTFQKYYEQEELKLYIDQVLNVDSVPVALGIYFVFRDEAQAQSFRASRFHSRATTPRVLVATKRFEDYQELLTPLMSFFTERGRLPVSEELRGFEIMLAEFGTMRRAFNVIVQATNQDEWDAIADKRRQDILVYLALSNFDNPYKRPKFNQFPPTYQTDIKALFGSYQAACTTADLMLFNLGKIGFIATCCQNSRIGRLDERALYVHISALDALDPMLRLYEGCASRTIGRMDGATLIKFHLHKPKIAYLFYPDFDTDPHPKLHTSMQIDLRDLHVRYRNYTNSNNPPVLHRKDKYVIADYPQYEKFAKLTQQEENWGLLDNIKEIANLEGWLQCLQDNCAELQGHRIVWRKDATPDRVKQLQAQRKTKKPPSNFVADEPL comes from the coding sequence ATGAATGCATTTGTATCAAGCAAAATTTCGATGCTATGCCAGCAAAGTCAGGTTGGCAAAAAACTGCCGAATGCTCTGTACGTCCATGCCTCAGCTCTAGCTGCTCTCGATTCAAAACTACAACAGTACGAAAGCCAAGCCAGAAAACTACTGCCAGAAAGCCTTAACAACTTTACCCTCGTTAAATTCAGCTACAACCAAACAAAAATTTCCTACCTGATCTATCCTGACTTCGACACCGATCCTCATCCTGAACTACAGACCAGCATTCAAGTTAACCTGGAAACCCAAGAAGTTCAGCACCGAGACTATAGCGACTCTCAGAATCCACCGCTTCTTCATCGAGAAGAAACCTTCATTACACCTGACTATCCTCACTATCAGACATTTGACAAACTAACTCGCCAGGAAGAAGCGATCGGGCTGCTACGCGAACCTCGTACTATCGGTACGCGCAACGGCTGGATGCAACGCTTACAAGAATTTAACGTCAAGATTGAAGGGCATCGAGTCATTCCATTACAGGTCGATCGGCAGGTTCAATTTCAGCCAAAAATAGATCGCCACAAAGCAGCCATTCATCGCCCCGATCTATCAAAACCCGTTCGTCTTGCACTAGAGGCAGGGTTATTAACTGAAGGCTCCACCTTTTTTGACTACGGCTGCGGTCATGGTAGCGATATTAAGCGTATTGCCGAAAGAGGGTTTGTCAGCAACGGCTGGGACCCGCACTACCATCCACACACAGATCGCACCCCATCTGAGGTTGTCAATCTGGGTTATGTTATCAATGTTATCGAATCCCAATCAGAGCGACGCGAAGCCCTAATCGATGCATGGAGAATTACTCAAAGAGTTCTCATCGTCGCAGCACAGGTACTTATTAGTGACATTAGTAGAGGACAAATTGCCTATGGCGATGGAGTCATCAGCAGTCGTAACACCTTTCAGAAATACTACGAACAGGAAGAACTAAAACTCTATATCGACCAAGTTCTAAATGTCGATTCTGTTCCCGTTGCCCTAGGGATCTACTTCGTCTTTCGAGATGAGGCACAAGCCCAGAGCTTCCGAGCCTCGCGCTTCCACTCTCGCGCTACAACTCCCAGAGTACTGGTAGCTACGAAACGTTTTGAAGATTATCAAGAACTTCTGACTCCTCTCATGAGCTTCTTTACCGAGAGAGGTAGATTGCCCGTTAGCGAAGAATTGCGAGGCTTTGAGATAATGCTAGCTGAGTTTGGCACCATGCGCCGCGCTTTCAACGTCATTGTGCAGGCAACTAATCAAGATGAATGGGATGCGATCGCGGACAAGCGCCGCCAAGACATTCTCGTTTACCTCGCCCTCAGTAATTTCGACAATCCTTACAAGCGACCAAAATTCAACCAATTCCCTCCCACGTATCAGACGGATATTAAAGCCTTATTTGGTTCCTATCAAGCAGCTTGCACCACGGCTGACCTCATGCTATTCAACCTGGGTAAAATTGGCTTCATAGCTACCTGTTGCCAAAACAGCAGAATTGGACGACTAGATGAACGTGCCCTCTACGTTCACATCTCTGCCTTGGATGCCCTCGATCCGATGTTGCGCCTGTATGAGGGCTGTGCTAGTCGCACAATTGGACGGATGGATGGTGCAACGCTGATTAAATTCCATTTGCACAAACCCAAGATCGCTTACCTGTTCTACCCTGATTTCGATACCGACCCCCATCCGAAGCTGCATACGTCTATGCAGATCGACTTAAGAGATCTGCACGTTCGCTATCGCAATTACACCAATTCCAACAATCCACCTGTATTGCATCGTAAAGATAAATATGTAATCGCCGACTACCCCCAGTACGAAAAGTTTGCCAAGCTGACTCAGCAAGAAGAAAACTGGGGATTATTGGATAACATAAAAGAGATCGCTAACTTGGAAGGTTGGTTACAGTGTTTGCAAGACAATTGTGCCGAACTTCAAGGGCATCGCATTGTATGGCGCAAGGATGCTACCCCTGACAGAGTAAAGCAGTTGCAAGCTCAGCGTAAAACGAAGAAACCTCCGAGTAATTTTGTGGCAGATGAACCCCTATGA
- a CDS encoding ISKra4 family transposase (programmed frameshift): MQAHVQAIAAILYQNTPSEQLTSLEGIEIAVRQQILEHVSPEIGFFIRTVTGTEAGRRRRVQSSIGQLHLTQKQAQKLKVAPYSQVSPYVERCSLILSANVSYEQAAKDLAMLMGVQISRSTQQRLVHRHEFSPLEVEESVEELSVDGGRIRLRTPLGQPSEWKDYKAVNLHGQAIFATFQDNIALTDWVNRQPLADMVTCIGDGHDGIWNIIAQISIPDSRYEILDWFHLVENLHKIEATAQLLTGVEAFLWRGNVTAAIAELNHLASPQSINFIAYLHKHRHRIPDYWYFQTEQICSIGSGAVESAVKQIARRIKISGAQWNRDNVPQVLKHRSAYLNGSLNLALQN; encoded by the exons ATGCAAGCGCACGTTCAAGCTATTGCCGCCATCCTTTATCAGAATACACCATCGGAACAACTAACCAGCTTGGAAGGGATCGAAATCGCTGTGCGGCAGCAAATCCTCGAACATGTCAGCCCAGAAATAGGG TTTTTTATCCGCACAGTTACGGGCACAGAAGCAGGACGCCGCAGGCGAGTGCAAAGCAGCATCGGACAGCTCCACCTCACGCAAAAGCAAGCGCAGAAGCTCAAAGTAGCCCCCTATAGCCAGGTGAGCCCGTATGTGGAAAGATGTAGCCTGATCTTGAGTGCGAATGTATCCTACGAACAAGCCGCCAAAGACTTAGCCATGTTGATGGGAGTGCAAATATCGCGCAGTACACAACAGCGCCTGGTGCATCGCCATGAATTTAGCCCCCTAGAGGTAGAAGAGTCGGTCGAGGAATTAAGTGTCGATGGAGGCAGAATCAGACTGCGCACGCCACTTGGACAGCCAAGTGAGTGGAAGGACTATAAAGCTGTGAACTTGCATGGACAAGCCATATTTGCCACATTTCAAGATAACATTGCCTTAACAGACTGGGTAAATCGACAGCCTTTAGCAGATATGGTTACCTGTATTGGGGATGGACATGATGGGATTTGGAATATTATTGCCCAGATCTCTATACCTGATAGTCGCTATGAAATCTTGGACTGGTTCCATTTGGTGGAAAACCTGCATAAAATTGAGGCTACAGCTCAACTTTTGACTGGGGTCGAAGCTTTTTTGTGGCGGGGTAATGTAACTGCAGCTATTGCTGAGCTCAATCACTTAGCTAGTCCTCAGAGCATCAATTTTATTGCTTATCTGCACAAGCATCGCCATCGTATTCCTGATTATTGGTATTTCCAAACCGAGCAGATTTGCTCTATTGGTTCTGGCGCAGTGGAATCTGCTGTTAAGCAAATCGCTAGACGCATCAAAATCTCTGGCGCTCAATGGAACCGTGATAATGTGCCACAAGTCCTCAAACACCGTTCTGCTTACCTTAATGGCTCTCTTAACCTTGCCTTGCAAAACTGA